The Tenacibaculum sp. MAR_2010_89 genome has a window encoding:
- the cdd gene encoding cytidine deaminase has protein sequence MKKIDISSTATIFDTISQLSEEDASLLQKAIEARKKAYAPYSKFNVGAAILLDNDKIITGNNQESAAYPSGMCAERVAIWKAGSEYPNMIVKKIAITAASSITKVNKPVGPCGACRQTLSEYEINQKQPIEILFTGETGAIVKTESLLSLLPFSFDSSYL, from the coding sequence ATGAAAAAAATAGATATTTCTTCTACTGCTACTATTTTTGATACTATTTCTCAATTATCAGAAGAAGATGCTTCGTTACTACAAAAAGCAATAGAAGCACGTAAAAAAGCTTATGCTCCTTATTCAAAATTTAATGTTGGAGCTGCTATATTACTCGATAACGATAAAATAATAACAGGTAACAATCAAGAAAGTGCCGCTTACCCGTCAGGGATGTGTGCTGAAAGAGTTGCTATATGGAAAGCTGGTTCTGAATATCCAAATATGATAGTTAAAAAAATAGCTATTACTGCAGCCTCAAGTATTACCAAAGTTAATAAACCAGTTGGCCCTTGTGGAGCGTGTAGACAAACGTTGTCAGAATATGAAATTAATCAAAAACAACCTATAGAAATTTTATTTACTGGAGAAACAGGCGCTATTGTAAAAACAGAATCGTTATTATCTCTATTACCATTTTCTTTTGATAGCTCATATCTATAA
- the gldJ gene encoding gliding motility lipoprotein GldJ yields the protein MKSTLKLFSLLLIIGLFITSCSSRRGGGSGQSSLTGWNFNDPNYGGYLKGKYKEGNNAPPGMVHIEGGTFTMGLVQDDVMFDWNTTPRQMHVRSFYMDETEVTNSEYGLFMQYTKDIFPPEENQYKHIYTSILPDTLVWRKGLGNTNLLSESYLRHPSYAEYPVVGVSWIQANKYCKWRTNAVNLKILMDKGIIKNIFKEDSLSFKGKNNFDTDTYLTNPYALFEGDSTIYKKGLPVPRKKGDPKPAKGAFSGRQVTSTDGILAQKFRLPTEVEWEYAAKAIFENREYNNVRGRKKYAWNGKYTRDRNKRQRGDQLANFKQGKGNYSGIAGWSSDGSDIPNAVRSYPPNAFGLYDMSGNVAEWVSDVYRPIIDAEANDFNYFRGNIFTKKLINEDGKVVIVGDELGEVEYDTLESGRIIPKDLPGSVKYIPITKEDTYMRRNYNLADNSNLGDGDQASSKFFNLDKDQLTGTPRMYNSPTKPEEEKDSLGRVVNNFKYDAKRRTTLISDKSRVFKGGSWADREYWLDPAQRRYFPEYMATNYIGFRCATDKMGPMMMNRKKTATPRYKNK from the coding sequence ATGAAAAGTACGTTAAAATTATTTAGTTTATTACTAATCATTGGATTGTTTATTACCTCTTGTAGTAGTAGAAGAGGTGGTGGTTCAGGTCAGTCTTCCCTAACTGGATGGAACTTTAACGATCCTAATTACGGTGGTTACCTTAAAGGAAAGTATAAAGAAGGAAACAATGCTCCTCCAGGAATGGTTCATATAGAAGGTGGTACCTTTACTATGGGATTGGTGCAAGATGATGTAATGTTTGATTGGAATACTACACCAAGACAAATGCATGTGCGTTCATTTTATATGGATGAAACTGAAGTAACAAATTCAGAATATGGATTGTTTATGCAGTATACAAAAGATATATTTCCTCCAGAAGAAAATCAATATAAACATATTTATACTTCTATTTTACCTGATACTCTAGTATGGAGAAAAGGATTAGGGAATACAAATTTATTATCTGAAAGTTATTTAAGACACCCATCTTATGCTGAATACCCAGTTGTTGGTGTTAGCTGGATTCAAGCAAATAAATATTGTAAATGGCGTACAAACGCTGTTAACTTAAAGATCTTAATGGATAAAGGAATTATTAAAAATATTTTTAAAGAAGATTCTTTATCTTTTAAAGGAAAAAATAATTTTGATACAGATACTTATTTAACAAACCCTTATGCATTGTTCGAAGGAGATTCAACAATTTATAAAAAAGGTTTACCTGTTCCAAGAAAAAAAGGTGACCCAAAACCTGCAAAAGGTGCTTTTTCTGGTAGACAAGTAACTTCAACTGACGGTATTTTAGCTCAAAAATTTAGATTACCAACTGAAGTTGAATGGGAATATGCAGCAAAAGCTATTTTTGAAAATAGAGAATACAACAATGTAAGAGGTAGAAAAAAGTATGCTTGGAACGGTAAGTACACTAGAGATAGAAATAAAAGACAAAGAGGTGACCAATTAGCCAACTTTAAACAAGGTAAAGGAAACTATAGTGGTATTGCTGGATGGAGTAGTGATGGATCTGATATTCCTAATGCTGTAAGAAGTTACCCTCCAAATGCTTTTGGATTATACGATATGTCTGGTAACGTTGCTGAATGGGTTTCTGATGTTTATAGACCAATAATTGATGCAGAAGCAAATGATTTTAATTATTTTAGAGGTAATATTTTTACTAAGAAACTAATAAATGAAGATGGTAAAGTAGTTATTGTTGGAGATGAATTAGGTGAGGTTGAATATGATACTTTAGAGAGTGGAAGAATAATACCAAAAGATTTACCTGGTAGTGTTAAGTATATTCCAATTACTAAAGAAGATACTTACATGAGAAGAAATTATAATTTAGCTGATAATTCTAATCTAGGAGATGGAGATCAAGCTTCTTCAAAATTTTTCAACTTAGACAAAGATCAATTAACAGGTACTCCTAGAATGTATAATTCGCCTACTAAACCAGAAGAAGAAAAGGATTCTTTAGGTAGAGTTGTAAATAACTTTAAGTATGATGCTAAAAGAAGAACAACTTTAATTAGTGATAAATCAAGAGTATTTAAAGGTGGTTCATGGGCTGATAGAGAGTATTGGTTAGATCCAGCTCAAAGAAGATACTTCCCAGAGTATATGGCTACAAATTATATAGGATTTAGGTGTGCTACTGATAAAATGGGGCCAATGATGATGAACAGAAAGAAGACTGCAACACCAAGATATAAAAATAAATAA
- a CDS encoding 3-oxoacyl-ACP synthase III family protein: protein MTNVIITGTGAYIPSITKKNVQFTDTNFLNVDGTPIKDTNEVIIEKFKAITGIEERRYAKKELNTSDLGFLAAQKAIEDAKINPEEIDYIIFAHNFGNVKPNSSQSDLLPSLATRVKHLLKIENPNCVAYDILFGCPGWIQGVIQAQSFIQSKIAKKVLVIGAETLSRVIDEHDRDSMIYSDGAGACIIEGSENNSSGILSHASQTFTKDEAYYLFFDRSYNKDTNSDINYMKMHGRKIYEFALNNVPNAMKAALDKSDIKINQLKKVFIHQANEKMDEAIIKRFYRLYNKPVPEGIMPMSIHKLGNSSVATVPTLLNLVLKGEIENQYIEKGDVIMLASVGSGMNINAIVYKY, encoded by the coding sequence ATGACCAATGTAATAATTACTGGTACAGGAGCATACATACCTAGCATTACCAAAAAAAATGTTCAATTTACTGATACTAATTTTTTAAATGTTGATGGTACTCCTATTAAAGATACCAATGAAGTAATTATTGAAAAATTTAAGGCTATTACTGGAATAGAAGAAAGGCGATATGCAAAAAAAGAACTAAACACATCTGACTTAGGTTTTTTAGCTGCTCAAAAAGCAATTGAAGACGCTAAAATTAACCCTGAAGAAATAGACTATATTATTTTCGCTCATAATTTTGGAAATGTTAAACCAAATAGTAGTCAAAGTGACCTTTTACCTAGTTTAGCAACTCGTGTAAAACATTTATTAAAAATAGAAAATCCAAACTGTGTAGCTTATGATATATTATTTGGATGTCCTGGCTGGATACAAGGGGTAATTCAAGCTCAATCTTTTATACAGTCTAAAATAGCAAAAAAAGTTTTAGTTATTGGTGCTGAAACTTTATCAAGAGTAATAGATGAACATGATAGAGATAGTATGATTTATAGTGACGGAGCCGGTGCATGTATTATTGAAGGTTCAGAAAATAACAGCTCTGGTATTTTAAGTCATGCCTCTCAAACTTTCACTAAAGATGAGGCCTATTATTTATTTTTTGATCGTTCTTATAATAAAGATACTAATAGCGATATAAATTATATGAAAATGCATGGGCGTAAAATTTATGAATTTGCGCTTAACAATGTACCTAATGCAATGAAAGCCGCTTTAGACAAAAGTGATATTAAAATAAATCAGCTTAAAAAAGTTTTTATCCACCAAGCTAATGAAAAAATGGATGAAGCAATTATAAAACGTTTTTATAGACTCTATAACAAACCAGTACCTGAAGGAATTATGCCTATGAGTATTCATAAATTAGGTAATAGCTCGGTTGCAACCGTTCCAACCTTATTAAATTTAGTTTTAAAAGGTGAAATAGAAAATCAATATATTGAAAAAGGAGACGTTATTATGCTAGCATCTGTAGGTTCTGGAATGAATATAAATGCTATCGTTTATAAGTACTAA
- a CDS encoding tyrosine-protein phosphatase codes for MFFLKKKEIPLNEVFNDDFVDIHSHLLPGIDDGAKNLDNSLELIKTMYSYGIKNFVTTPHVLGDVYPNSSALILEKTEIVKKELLARGFNDISFRSAAEYMMDEQFVERLKKKDILTLKDNFILVEMSYFNAPYNLFDILFEIQLQGYKPVLAHPERYNFYHNDFQKYYQLKKSGCVFQLNLLSLTEQYGKGVQKITQKLLKENLYDYVGTDTHHYNHLKLLRKIGDKKTIKQVENLIKNNSVFN; via the coding sequence ATGTTTTTCCTAAAAAAAAAAGAAATTCCCTTGAATGAAGTTTTTAATGATGATTTTGTTGATATACATTCTCATTTACTTCCAGGAATTGATGATGGTGCTAAAAATTTAGATAATTCTTTAGAGCTAATAAAAACAATGTATTCGTATGGAATAAAAAACTTTGTTACAACACCTCATGTTTTAGGTGATGTTTATCCAAATTCTTCAGCGTTAATTTTAGAAAAAACAGAAATTGTAAAAAAAGAATTATTAGCTAGAGGTTTTAATGATATTAGTTTTAGATCTGCTGCTGAATATATGATGGATGAGCAATTTGTAGAACGATTAAAGAAGAAAGATATTCTAACTCTTAAGGATAATTTTATATTGGTTGAAATGTCATATTTTAATGCCCCTTATAATTTGTTTGATATATTGTTTGAGATTCAATTACAAGGTTACAAACCTGTTTTAGCGCATCCTGAACGTTATAATTTTTATCATAACGATTTTCAAAAGTATTATCAGCTTAAAAAATCTGGATGTGTATTTCAATTAAATTTACTTTCTTTAACGGAGCAATATGGAAAAGGTGTTCAAAAAATAACTCAAAAATTATTAAAAGAAAACTTATACGATTATGTAGGTACAGATACACACCATTATAATCATTTAAAATTGTTAAGAAAAATAGGAGATAAAAAAACAATAAAACAAGTTGAGAACTTAATTAAAAACAACTCGGTTTTTAATTAA
- the murF gene encoding UDP-N-acetylmuramoyl-tripeptide--D-alanyl-D-alanine ligase, giving the protein MNTVKDLYKLYTKNFLVDTDTRSIRKGTIFFALKGDNFNGNKFAEEALSKGADYAIVDEKEYLTDDSIILVTNVLETLQELGRYHREQLKIPIVGLTGSNGKTTTKELITAVLNQKYNVTATKGNLNNHIGVPLTLLSMNLNTEIGVVEMGANNHNEIASLSEISRPDYGYITNFGKAHLEGFGSIDGVVKAKSELYDFLKVNNKIAIVNPNDEKQLDKTTNIKRVLFNSSINFLKASPFVELEFNDIFIKSNLIGKYNFSNISAAITIGELLGVSSLNIKKALENYIPSNNRSQIINKKGFKIILDAYNANPTSMEYALDSFNELVGSEKLVILGDMFELGDGALKEHQLIANKAEGFSFAKTILVGENFFDVTTNLDRFKTFLELKEFIKSETISEGTIIFIKGSRGMALERIVDFL; this is encoded by the coding sequence ATGAATACAGTTAAGGACTTATATAAATTATATACTAAAAATTTTTTAGTAGATACAGATACAAGATCAATTAGAAAGGGAACCATTTTTTTTGCTTTAAAAGGAGATAATTTCAATGGGAATAAATTTGCTGAAGAAGCTTTAAGTAAAGGGGCTGATTATGCAATAGTAGATGAAAAGGAATACCTAACTGATGATTCTATAATTTTAGTTACTAATGTTTTAGAAACTTTACAAGAATTAGGAAGATATCATAGAGAACAGTTAAAGATACCAATAGTAGGGTTAACAGGAAGTAACGGTAAAACAACAACTAAAGAATTAATTACTGCTGTACTTAATCAGAAATACAATGTTACAGCAACTAAAGGTAATTTAAACAATCATATTGGTGTTCCCTTAACATTACTCTCAATGAATTTAAATACTGAGATAGGTGTTGTTGAAATGGGAGCAAACAATCATAATGAGATTGCTTCTTTATCTGAAATTTCAAGACCAGATTATGGTTATATTACAAATTTTGGAAAAGCTCATTTAGAAGGTTTTGGTTCTATTGATGGTGTTGTTAAAGCTAAATCAGAGTTGTATGACTTTTTAAAAGTAAATAATAAGATAGCTATCGTTAACCCAAATGATGAAAAACAACTAGATAAAACAACTAATATAAAAAGAGTCTTATTTAATAGTTCAATTAATTTTTTGAAAGCATCCCCTTTTGTTGAGTTAGAGTTTAATGATATATTTATTAAAAGTAATTTAATTGGAAAGTATAATTTCTCAAATATTTCAGCAGCAATTACTATTGGTGAACTTTTAGGGGTTTCTAGTTTAAATATAAAAAAGGCGCTAGAAAATTATATACCTTCAAATAACAGATCTCAAATCATTAATAAAAAAGGGTTTAAAATTATATTAGATGCATATAATGCAAACCCTACTAGTATGGAATATGCTTTGGATAGTTTTAATGAATTAGTAGGAAGTGAAAAATTAGTTATTCTAGGAGATATGTTTGAACTTGGAGACGGTGCTTTAAAGGAGCATCAGTTAATTGCCAATAAAGCTGAGGGGTTTAGTTTTGCAAAAACAATTTTAGTAGGAGAAAACTTCTTTGATGTAACTACAAATTTAGATAGGTTTAAAACTTTTTTAGAGTTAAAAGAGTTCATTAAAAGTGAAACAATAAGCGAGGGTACCATTATTTTTATAAAAGGATCTAGAGGGATGGCATTAGAAAGAATAGTTGATTTTCTCTAA
- a CDS encoding N-acetylglucosamine kinase produces the protein MILIADGGSTKVDWACIDENKNEIFRTQTQGLNPNVVSANELHSRIINSEKLNIHANYIEYIYFYGAGCGTETPKKHLNEVLNSIFRKANITVDEDILGAVYASAGKQEAIVSILGTGSNSCYFNGLKTEYSSPSLGYSIMDEASGNYFGKKLLKDFFYKKMPKKITFQFNSDFNLNPDDIKLNLYKKENPNMYLATFAKFLIENKNEKYVRKLVRKGFKKFFHLHIKQYNKPVSVPLFFIGSIAYFFQDILQEIALKNSMLIKNVIQRPIDGLIDYHKENY, from the coding sequence ATGATTTTAATTGCTGATGGTGGTTCAACAAAAGTTGATTGGGCATGTATAGATGAAAATAAAAATGAAATTTTTAGAACTCAAACTCAAGGATTAAACCCAAATGTTGTTTCAGCAAACGAATTACATTCCAGAATAATCAATTCTGAAAAGTTAAATATTCATGCAAACTATATTGAGTATATCTATTTTTATGGAGCTGGTTGTGGAACTGAAACTCCAAAAAAACATTTAAATGAAGTTTTAAACTCAATTTTTCGCAAAGCGAATATAACAGTAGATGAAGATATACTAGGAGCAGTATATGCTTCTGCTGGAAAACAAGAAGCTATTGTTTCTATTTTAGGAACTGGTTCTAACAGTTGTTATTTTAATGGATTAAAAACTGAATACTCCTCTCCTTCTCTTGGATATTCTATTATGGATGAAGCTAGTGGTAATTATTTTGGGAAAAAATTACTTAAAGATTTCTTTTATAAAAAAATGCCTAAAAAAATAACTTTTCAATTTAATAGCGATTTTAATTTAAATCCTGACGACATAAAACTTAACTTATACAAGAAAGAAAACCCAAACATGTATTTAGCAACTTTTGCTAAGTTTTTAATAGAAAATAAAAATGAAAAATATGTGAGAAAACTTGTTAGGAAGGGATTTAAGAAGTTCTTTCATTTACATATAAAACAATATAACAAACCTGTTTCAGTTCCTTTGTTTTTTATTGGGTCAATTGCTTATTTTTTCCAAGATATATTACAAGAAATAGCTTTAAAAAACAGCATGCTAATTAAAAACGTTATTCAAAGACCAATAGATGGGTTAATTGACTATCATAAAGAAAATTATTAG
- the porU gene encoding type IX secretion system sortase PorU, producing MKKNIFLFCLLFSVWGFSQSKSVLSEGTWYKFSIDTTGVFKIDANFLNQLGINPNSVNPKYIKIFGNGGNMLPQKNNATRYNDLQENSIYVHGENDGIFNNDDYILFYGKGPDGWLTDPITSSASHQKNIYTDKSYYFLTIGNANGKRINNKAQPTSASIKTITAFDDYTFYEKEEKNLFAVGRKWFGEDFSFENTQNFKIPFQNQLPNSDITINVSAVTISSLNSSMTITANSSNLTTLNFPPVSSSSISSLAMQRTGQGIIKSNSNNIIDISINYNNNGLPSAKAYLDYIEIIGKKELKADNKQFSFRSFEASNTTGIIEYQIQNSSNINFLWNVTNHTSPENIENIATGNSFIFKANGGTLEEFVLVNTSNAYEPKIEENFNIENQNLHALKDIQYLIITNNNLLNEAQRLADYHTNNSNLSSKVVPLNKIYNEFSSGSPDITGIRDFIKYLYDNSSINKKLTYVCFFGDSSYDYKNRINNNNNIVPTFHATQSFDLVSSFVTDDYYVMLEPNDGEMLISDTVEIATGRIPVTTIQEAKNVIDKILSYYNTDSFGDWRNTITLLADDIDQDADKTLQSGLEEVADSIKKYKPFFNINKLYADAFKQENSSGGERYPQVKNAVSNTIENGTLVFDYFGHGGEDGLADERLLEIPQIEALNNLKKLPLFITVTCEFSRFDNPLRDTAGEKLFLNKNGGAVSMITTTRDVFISLGEQFNKELTKHVLSFDNSNSSIAQNLIKAKNTTSSNQKFFIYFFGDPAMKLAIPKPNVRITKMNDKDITSSIDTLKALSKVSFEGVVTNNSNTILSNFNGVLSTVIFDKSINKQTLDNDGFGVINTFDSQESKLFRGKSSVKNGRFKFEFIVPKDIKIAYGKGKISMYANDNSTDKGGANFDVTVGGINQNAPEDTTGPELQSFMNDESFIDGGNTNASPNLIIKLSDISGINTSITAVDHDIVAILDGNESEPFVLNDYYQTELDDFTKGKVSYKLRNLSTGPHTLKIKAWDTYNNSSETTLNFVVVNDAGLTLTNVLNYPNPFVNYTEFWFNHNKPNEPLEVQVQIFTVSGKLVKSINKLSQTTGNLSRNITWNGLDDFGNKLGKGVYVYKLKVKSTVTNIVSEKYEKLVIL from the coding sequence ATGAAAAAAAATATATTTCTTTTTTGTTTACTTTTCTCTGTTTGGGGATTTAGTCAGTCAAAATCAGTATTATCTGAAGGAACTTGGTATAAATTTTCAATAGATACCACAGGGGTTTTTAAAATTGACGCTAACTTTTTAAATCAACTCGGAATTAATCCTAATTCTGTTAATCCTAAATATATAAAAATTTTTGGAAACGGTGGCAATATGCTTCCTCAAAAAAATAATGCTACACGTTATAATGATTTACAAGAAAACAGTATTTATGTTCATGGTGAAAATGACGGTATCTTTAACAATGATGATTATATCTTATTTTATGGTAAAGGTCCTGATGGATGGCTAACTGACCCTATAACTTCTTCCGCTTCTCATCAAAAAAACATATATACCGATAAGTCTTATTATTTTCTAACCATAGGAAATGCAAATGGTAAAAGAATAAATAATAAAGCGCAACCAACATCTGCCAGTATTAAAACAATTACGGCTTTTGATGATTATACTTTTTACGAAAAAGAAGAGAAAAACCTTTTTGCAGTAGGTAGAAAATGGTTTGGTGAAGATTTTAGTTTTGAAAACACACAGAACTTTAAAATTCCTTTCCAAAATCAACTTCCAAATAGCGATATAACAATAAATGTTAGTGCAGTAACTATTTCTTCGTTAAACTCTTCAATGACAATAACTGCTAATAGCAGTAACTTAACAACATTAAACTTCCCTCCTGTTTCTAGTTCAAGTATTAGCTCACTTGCCATGCAAAGAACAGGTCAAGGCATTATAAAAAGTAACTCTAACAATATAATAGACATCTCTATAAACTACAATAACAATGGTTTACCATCAGCTAAAGCATATTTAGATTATATTGAAATCATTGGAAAAAAAGAATTAAAAGCTGACAATAAACAATTTTCTTTCAGAAGTTTTGAGGCTAGTAATACAACTGGTATTATAGAATATCAAATTCAAAACTCAAGTAATATAAACTTTCTTTGGAACGTTACAAATCATACTTCTCCTGAGAATATTGAAAATATAGCCACTGGGAATTCGTTTATTTTTAAGGCTAACGGAGGCACTTTAGAAGAATTTGTTTTAGTAAATACTTCTAATGCATATGAACCAAAAATAGAAGAAAACTTCAATATTGAAAATCAAAATTTGCATGCTTTAAAAGACATTCAATATCTAATTATAACAAATAATAATTTATTGAATGAAGCACAAAGACTTGCTGATTATCACACTAATAATTCAAATTTATCAAGTAAAGTTGTTCCCCTTAACAAAATATATAATGAATTTTCTTCAGGCTCACCAGATATAACAGGAATTAGAGATTTTATTAAATACCTATACGACAATTCATCAATAAATAAGAAATTAACATATGTATGTTTTTTTGGAGATTCTTCATATGATTATAAAAATAGAATTAACAACAATAATAATATAGTTCCTACTTTTCATGCTACTCAAAGTTTCGACTTAGTATCTTCTTTTGTTACTGACGATTATTATGTAATGCTAGAGCCTAACGATGGTGAAATGTTAATTTCCGATACTGTTGAAATAGCAACTGGAAGAATACCAGTAACAACTATTCAAGAAGCAAAAAATGTTATTGATAAAATTTTAAGTTATTACAATACTGACTCTTTTGGTGATTGGCGAAATACAATTACATTACTTGCAGATGACATTGATCAAGATGCAGATAAAACCTTACAATCAGGCTTGGAAGAGGTCGCTGACTCCATAAAGAAGTATAAACCTTTTTTCAATATTAATAAATTATATGCCGATGCTTTTAAACAAGAAAACTCATCAGGTGGTGAACGTTATCCTCAAGTAAAAAATGCAGTTAGTAACACTATTGAAAATGGAACACTTGTATTTGATTATTTTGGACATGGAGGTGAAGATGGTTTAGCTGATGAACGTCTTTTAGAAATCCCACAAATTGAAGCTTTAAATAATCTAAAAAAATTACCTCTATTTATTACTGTTACTTGTGAATTTTCAAGATTTGACAATCCTTTAAGAGATACTGCTGGAGAAAAACTATTTTTAAATAAAAATGGTGGTGCTGTAAGTATGATTACTACTACTCGAGATGTTTTTATTTCTTTAGGGGAACAATTTAACAAAGAACTTACTAAACATGTACTAAGTTTTGATAATTCTAACAGCTCTATTGCTCAAAACTTAATAAAAGCTAAAAATACTACATCCAGTAACCAAAAGTTTTTCATATACTTTTTTGGTGATCCTGCTATGAAATTAGCGATTCCAAAGCCTAATGTGAGAATAACAAAAATGAACGATAAAGACATTACTAGTTCTATAGACACTTTAAAAGCCTTATCTAAAGTTTCGTTTGAAGGTGTTGTTACTAATAATTCAAATACTATTTTATCTAATTTCAATGGAGTATTATCAACTGTTATATTTGATAAATCGATAAACAAACAAACTTTAGATAATGATGGATTTGGTGTCATTAACACTTTTGACTCACAAGAAAGTAAACTATTTAGAGGGAAATCATCAGTAAAAAACGGTCGTTTTAAATTTGAATTTATCGTTCCTAAGGATATTAAAATAGCCTATGGAAAAGGAAAAATAAGCATGTATGCTAATGATAATAGTACCGATAAAGGAGGTGCTAACTTTGATGTAACTGTTGGTGGAATAAATCAAAATGCCCCTGAAGACACTACTGGACCTGAACTACAATCATTTATGAATGATGAATCTTTTATTGATGGAGGAAACACAAATGCTTCTCCTAATTTAATTATAAAACTTTCAGATATAAGTGGGATAAATACATCTATCACTGCTGTAGATCATGATATTGTTGCCATTTTAGACGGAAATGAGTCTGAACCATTTGTTTTAAACGACTACTACCAAACCGAATTAGATGACTTTACAAAAGGTAAAGTTTCTTACAAACTTAGAAATCTATCTACAGGACCACATACTTTAAAAATAAAAGCGTGGGACACTTACAATAATTCATCTGAGACTACGTTAAACTTTGTGGTTGTAAATGATGCTGGACTTACCTTAACTAATGTTTTAAACTATCCTAATCCATTTGTTAATTATACGGAGTTTTGGTTTAACCACAACAAACCCAATGAGCCACTAGAGGTTCAAGTTCAAATATTTACAGTTTCAGGAAAACTAGTTAAATCAATTAACAAGCTTTCTCAAACAACAGGTAATTTATCAAGAAATATAACATGGAATGGGTTAGATGATTTTGGTAACAAATTAGGTAAAGGTGTTTATGTTTATAAACTAAAAGTTAAATCAACCGTAACAAATATAGTATCAGAAAAATACGAAAAATTAGTAATACTTTAA
- the porV gene encoding type IX secretion system outer membrane channel protein PorV: MKKLTILLLFLAVAFKAQAQGITTATPFLLITSDARAGGMGDIGVATSSDAFSIFHNAAKTAFNENQISIGLNYTPWLRNLTDDIFAGNLSYVNRFKENAAWGVDVKYFSLGKIELTDLSGGSLGSINPSEFAITGIYSLKLSETFSMGVGLKYINSNLDVSSNLKVVNSFAVDVSAYYRSEEENYGSFNGRYRLGVNVANIGPKVEYTDGVQSFIPTNFKLGGGFDFIFDDYNLLGLNFEVTKLLVPTSPNSTRGWFEGMFTSLGDRSFSEELKEVTWALGAEYLYNKAFALRAGYFHESEEKGQRQYFTMGAGFKAKAFSLDLSYLMNASDVNNPLENTLRFSLSFDLGEIYDDY; encoded by the coding sequence ATGAAAAAATTAACTATCCTTCTATTATTTTTAGCCGTTGCTTTCAAAGCACAAGCTCAAGGTATAACTACAGCAACTCCATTTTTATTAATAACCTCAGATGCACGTGCAGGTGGTATGGGAGATATTGGTGTAGCTACATCATCCGATGCATTTTCTATTTTTCATAATGCAGCAAAAACAGCATTTAATGAAAATCAAATAAGTATTGGTTTAAACTATACTCCTTGGCTTAGAAATTTAACTGATGATATTTTTGCTGGTAATCTTTCTTATGTTAACAGATTTAAAGAAAATGCCGCTTGGGGTGTAGATGTAAAATACTTTTCTTTAGGTAAAATTGAATTAACTGATTTATCAGGTGGTTCATTAGGTTCAATAAACCCTAGTGAATTTGCAATTACAGGTATCTATTCTCTTAAACTTAGTGAAACATTTTCTATGGGAGTTGGTTTAAAGTACATAAACTCAAACCTAGATGTTTCTAGCAATTTAAAAGTTGTAAACTCTTTTGCTGTAGATGTATCTGCATACTATCGTTCAGAAGAAGAAAATTATGGTAGTTTTAACGGGCGTTATCGTTTAGGAGTTAATGTTGCTAATATTGGTCCAAAAGTAGAGTATACAGATGGTGTTCAAAGTTTTATCCCTACCAATTTCAAGTTAGGTGGTGGTTTTGACTTCATCTTTGATGACTACAATTTATTAGGATTAAATTTTGAGGTAACAAAGTTATTAGTTCCAACAAGTCCTAACTCGACTAGAGGTTGGTTTGAAGGAATGTTCACCTCATTAGGTGATAGAAGTTTTAGTGAAGAATTAAAAGAGGTGACTTGGGCTTTAGGAGCTGAGTATTTGTATAATAAAGCTTTTGCTTTAAGAGCTGGTTATTTTCATGAAAGTGAAGAAAAAGGGCAACGTCAATACTTTACAATGGGAGCTGGTTTTAAAGCCAAAGCTTTTTCATTAGATCTTTCATATTTGATGAATGCTTCTGATGTTAATAACCCTTTAGAAAACACATTACGTTTCTCTTTATCATTTGATTTAGGTGAAATATATGACGACTATTAA